Proteins from a single region of Geothrix sp. PMB-07:
- a CDS encoding S41 family peptidase, which yields MRVMLSSLALALVLGAPAIGGDAYVRFPATKGDQVFFTSEGDLWRAPLAGGKAVRLTTHASQEIRPAVSPDGKWLAFSGSYEGPQEVYVMPVEGGQPRRLTFQGLGCFVLGWTPQGQVLFSTQAEVGPSRATVVAMVDPATLTRTTLPLADANEACVDDSGKVLFFTRLGIHMTGDNVRNYRGGAAAEVWRYDLAGGKEAVKVPFSAPIKRPMVWKDRLIVVSDKDGCDNLWSMKFDGSDEKQLTHHKAWDVRAASLGDGRVAYQQGADLRVFDLATGKDRVVDVSLTSDFDQRRERLIKKPLEFLENTAFALSGERVVLTARGQVAVAGLNGLRRVDVALPAGSRAREATLSFDGKTVFAFSDATGEQQLWRFPADGAPGGKALTSEKGLTRVGLFPAPDGSSLAHTDREGHLWLLNPASGENKLIDTNPYGGAQDVVWAQDGKTLAILRSNSTHHLGQILLHRVADGKQTVLTSDKYESHSPAFSPDGKWLYFLSERSFQVVNGSPWGDRNMGPYFDRRTKIYAIALQEGLHFPFEPKTELDTDAKEGKDAKASKEGKEGKDGKEAKEAKPERPAIQWEGLAERLFEVPLAAGNYGRLQTDGKRLYFSERDGRVTSVKTLEIGNSGPPAEVFAADVAGFDLSADGKKLLLTKRGPGGPFNPGSETFYIVEAGPKAPSDLSKAEVKLGDWAFPVVPQTEWKQMFEDAWRMHRGHFFDSRLRGLDWEAVRRKYEPLVARITDRAELNDLLGQMVGELGALHSQTRPGDQRFAQDGSAQAYLGGVFSRVATGYRLDHIYRTEAELPSEAAPLAKAGLGLKEGDVLTAVNGRPVLEVHDLAELLRNKAGQQVLLAFQRGTETLKPVVVQAIDGMRQANLRYSDWEEGLRHQVDQASHGKIGYLHLRAMGGGDINTFARDFYGQVDREGLILDVRRNNGGNIDSWVIEKLLRRAWAFWTDGQGKYNGTNMQQTFRGHLVVLVDEFTYSDGETFAAGIKALGLGPLVGRRTAGAGAWLTDSNTLVDRGQVRAAEWPQYHTKDGAWIIEGVGVAPDIEVVNPPKETYEGRDRQLETALKLLQDKLAKEPVAPLKPKGIPALNSGAE from the coding sequence ATGCGCGTGATGCTTTCCTCCCTGGCCCTGGCCCTCGTTCTGGGCGCTCCCGCGATCGGAGGCGATGCCTACGTCCGCTTCCCCGCCACCAAGGGCGACCAGGTGTTCTTCACCTCCGAAGGCGACCTGTGGCGCGCCCCGCTGGCCGGGGGCAAGGCCGTGCGGCTGACCACCCACGCCAGTCAGGAGATCCGCCCAGCGGTCTCGCCAGATGGCAAGTGGCTGGCCTTCTCCGGCTCCTATGAGGGGCCGCAGGAAGTCTACGTGATGCCGGTGGAGGGCGGCCAACCCCGGCGCCTCACCTTCCAGGGCCTGGGCTGCTTTGTGCTGGGCTGGACGCCCCAGGGCCAGGTGCTCTTCTCCACCCAGGCCGAGGTGGGCCCCAGTCGCGCCACGGTGGTGGCCATGGTGGACCCGGCGACTTTGACGCGCACCACGCTGCCCCTGGCCGATGCGAACGAGGCCTGCGTGGATGACTCGGGCAAGGTGCTCTTCTTCACGCGCCTGGGCATCCACATGACCGGCGACAACGTGCGCAACTACCGTGGCGGCGCGGCGGCCGAAGTGTGGCGCTACGACCTCGCGGGCGGCAAGGAAGCCGTGAAGGTGCCCTTCAGCGCCCCCATCAAGCGGCCCATGGTGTGGAAGGATCGCCTCATCGTCGTGAGCGACAAGGATGGCTGCGACAACCTGTGGTCGATGAAATTCGATGGCAGTGACGAGAAGCAGCTCACCCACCACAAGGCCTGGGATGTGCGCGCCGCCAGCCTGGGCGATGGCCGTGTGGCCTACCAGCAGGGCGCCGACCTGCGCGTGTTCGACCTGGCCACGGGGAAGGACCGGGTGGTGGATGTGAGCCTCACGTCGGATTTCGATCAGCGCCGCGAGCGTCTCATCAAAAAGCCGCTGGAGTTTCTGGAGAACACCGCCTTCGCCCTCAGCGGCGAGCGGGTGGTGCTCACGGCCCGGGGCCAGGTGGCCGTGGCGGGCCTGAACGGCCTGCGCCGGGTGGATGTGGCCCTGCCTGCGGGCAGCCGGGCCCGGGAAGCCACCCTCAGCTTCGATGGCAAGACGGTCTTCGCCTTCAGCGATGCCACGGGTGAGCAGCAGCTCTGGCGCTTTCCCGCTGACGGCGCCCCGGGCGGCAAGGCCCTCACCTCCGAAAAGGGGCTCACCCGCGTGGGCCTCTTCCCCGCGCCGGACGGCTCCAGCCTGGCCCACACCGATCGCGAAGGCCACCTCTGGCTGCTGAATCCCGCTTCGGGCGAGAACAAGCTCATCGACACGAACCCCTACGGCGGCGCCCAGGACGTGGTGTGGGCCCAGGACGGCAAGACGCTGGCCATTCTTCGCTCCAACAGCACTCACCACCTGGGCCAGATCCTGCTGCACCGCGTGGCCGACGGCAAGCAGACCGTGCTCACCAGCGACAAGTACGAATCCCATTCCCCCGCCTTCAGCCCCGATGGCAAGTGGCTCTACTTCCTTTCCGAGCGCAGCTTCCAGGTGGTGAACGGGTCGCCCTGGGGCGACCGCAACATGGGCCCCTACTTCGACCGCCGCACCAAGATCTACGCCATTGCCCTGCAGGAGGGCCTGCACTTCCCCTTCGAGCCCAAGACGGAATTGGATACCGACGCCAAGGAGGGCAAGGACGCCAAGGCATCAAAGGAAGGCAAGGAAGGCAAGGACGGCAAGGAGGCGAAGGAGGCCAAGCCCGAGCGTCCGGCCATCCAGTGGGAAGGCTTGGCCGAGCGCCTCTTCGAGGTGCCCCTGGCCGCGGGCAACTACGGACGGCTGCAAACCGATGGCAAGCGCCTCTATTTCAGCGAGCGGGACGGCCGGGTGACCAGCGTGAAGACGCTGGAGATCGGCAACAGCGGGCCCCCCGCCGAAGTCTTCGCCGCGGATGTGGCGGGCTTCGACCTGTCCGCGGACGGCAAGAAGCTATTGCTCACCAAGCGCGGCCCCGGCGGCCCCTTCAATCCCGGTTCCGAAACCTTCTACATCGTGGAGGCCGGCCCCAAGGCCCCATCGGATCTGTCGAAGGCTGAAGTGAAGCTGGGCGACTGGGCCTTCCCCGTGGTGCCGCAGACCGAATGGAAGCAGATGTTCGAGGATGCCTGGCGCATGCACCGCGGCCACTTCTTCGACAGCAGGCTACGCGGCCTGGATTGGGAGGCCGTGCGCCGGAAGTATGAACCCCTGGTGGCCCGCATCACCGACCGCGCCGAGCTGAACGACCTGCTGGGCCAGATGGTGGGCGAGCTGGGGGCGCTGCATTCCCAAACCCGCCCCGGCGACCAGCGCTTCGCGCAGGATGGCTCCGCCCAGGCCTACCTGGGCGGCGTATTCAGCCGCGTGGCCACGGGCTACCGGCTGGATCACATCTACCGCACCGAGGCGGAGCTGCCCTCCGAGGCCGCGCCCCTGGCCAAGGCGGGGCTGGGCCTGAAGGAGGGCGATGTGCTGACGGCCGTGAACGGCCGCCCGGTGCTGGAAGTGCACGATCTCGCCGAGCTGCTGCGCAACAAAGCGGGGCAGCAGGTGCTGCTGGCCTTCCAGCGCGGCACGGAAACCCTCAAGCCCGTGGTGGTGCAGGCCATCGATGGCATGCGCCAGGCGAACCTGCGCTACAGCGATTGGGAAGAGGGGCTGCGCCACCAGGTGGATCAGGCCAGCCACGGCAAGATCGGCTACCTGCACCTGCGGGCCATGGGCGGCGGCGACATCAACACCTTCGCCCGCGACTTCTACGGCCAGGTGGATCGCGAGGGCCTCATCCTCGACGTGCGCCGCAACAACGGCGGCAACATCGACAGCTGGGTCATCGAGAAGCTGCTGCGCCGGGCCTGGGCCTTCTGGACCGATGGCCAGGGCAAATACAATGGCACCAACATGCAGCAGACCTTCCGCGGCCATCTGGTGGTGCTGGTGGATGAGTTCACCTACAGCGATGGCGAAACCTTCGCCGCGGGCATCAAGGCCCTGGGCCTGGGACCCCTGGTGGGCCGCCGCACCGCGGGCGCCGGCGCCTGGTTGACGGATTCCAACACCCTGGTGGATCGCGGCCAGGTGCGGGCCGCCGAGTGGCCCCAGTACCACACCAAGGATGGCGCCTGGATCATCGAGGGTGTGGGCGTGGCCCCCGACATCGAGGTGGTGAACCCGCCCAAGGAGACTTACGAAGGCCGTGACCGCCAGCTGGAAACCGCCCTCAAGCTGCTGCAGGACAAGCTGGCCAAGGAACCCGTCGCACCCCTGAAGCCCAAGGGCATTCCCGCGCTGAACTCCGGAGCCGAATAG
- a CDS encoding cache domain-containing protein: MRSFLIPVLTCVMALPLGAQAADRPKAEALVKEGLAFMKANGKEKLLDEIQKGSGKFHVKPGSTLYLAAYDLNGTVLAHGADAALKGLNRLNVKDPDGVQYIKLQIAAGQQKGGGWVNFKRLNPETRKIEAKTSYCLAENGVVVFCGIYQ, translated from the coding sequence ATGCGTTCGTTTCTGATTCCCGTGCTGACCTGTGTCATGGCGTTGCCCTTGGGGGCCCAGGCGGCAGACCGCCCCAAGGCCGAAGCCCTTGTGAAGGAAGGCCTCGCCTTCATGAAGGCCAACGGCAAAGAGAAGTTGCTGGACGAAATCCAGAAAGGCTCGGGCAAGTTCCACGTGAAGCCCGGCAGCACGCTGTACCTGGCCGCTTACGATCTGAACGGCACGGTGCTGGCCCACGGCGCCGATGCCGCGCTGAAGGGCCTCAACCGCTTGAACGTGAAGGATCCCGATGGCGTGCAGTACATCAAGCTGCAGATCGCCGCGGGCCAGCAGAAGGGCGGCGGCTGGGTGAACTTCAAGCGCCTGAACCCCGAAACCCGCAAGATCGAGGCGAAGACCTCGTACTGCCTGGCCGAGAACGGGGTGGTGGTGTTCTGCGGCATCTACCAGTAG
- a CDS encoding acetyl-CoA hydrolase/transferase family protein: MSIPFPVMTAAEAAELIGHGQTIGFSGFTAAGAAKDVPAALAEKAKREHAAGRPFKVGVLTGASTGASLDGALAEAEAISFRAPYQSNATLRKQINSGQVRFVDMHLSVVPQNARYGFLGPIHFAVVEACDITPGGGIVLSTSVGASNTYLRLADKIIIELNESLPPTMLGMHDLFEPQDPPTRAEIPVFGVSDRIGSPICTVDPRKIVAVVRTNRPDETGAFDQPTAVTDQIGQHVASFLVAEMKAGRIPASFLPLQSGVGNIANAVLAALGESKEIPPFEMYTEVVQDSVVPLLENGRCTFASTCALTLSLEARAKILGNLDYFKQRVLLRPQEISNHPEIVRRIGIVSMNTAIEVDLGGNVNSTHVMGSTMMNGIGGSGDFTRNAYLSIFSCPSTAKGGMISAIVPMVSHMDHSEHSVQIIVTEQGVADLRGKDPHERAHLIIENCAHPAYREQLRDYLKLTSKGHAPLSLSLSLAMHREFLASGDMRKTDWAAYQ, encoded by the coding sequence ATGTCCATTCCTTTTCCCGTCATGACCGCCGCCGAGGCCGCGGAACTCATCGGCCACGGCCAGACCATTGGCTTCAGCGGCTTCACCGCCGCGGGCGCGGCCAAGGATGTGCCCGCGGCCCTGGCCGAGAAGGCCAAGCGCGAACACGCCGCGGGCCGCCCCTTCAAGGTGGGCGTGCTCACCGGCGCCTCCACCGGCGCCAGCCTGGACGGCGCCCTCGCCGAGGCCGAGGCCATCAGCTTCCGCGCCCCCTACCAATCCAACGCCACGCTGCGCAAGCAGATCAACTCGGGTCAGGTGCGCTTCGTGGACATGCACCTCTCCGTGGTGCCCCAGAACGCCCGCTACGGCTTCCTGGGCCCCATCCACTTCGCCGTGGTGGAAGCCTGCGACATCACCCCCGGCGGCGGCATCGTGCTCAGCACCTCCGTGGGCGCCTCCAACACTTATCTGCGCCTGGCCGACAAGATCATCATCGAACTCAACGAAAGCCTGCCGCCCACCATGCTGGGCATGCACGACCTCTTCGAGCCCCAGGATCCCCCCACCCGCGCCGAGATCCCCGTCTTCGGCGTGTCCGATCGCATCGGTTCCCCCATCTGCACCGTGGATCCCCGCAAGATCGTGGCCGTGGTGCGCACCAACCGGCCTGATGAAACCGGCGCCTTCGATCAGCCCACGGCGGTGACCGATCAGATCGGCCAGCACGTGGCGAGCTTCCTGGTGGCGGAAATGAAGGCCGGGCGCATCCCCGCCAGCTTCCTGCCCCTGCAGTCGGGCGTGGGCAACATCGCCAACGCCGTGCTGGCGGCCCTGGGCGAAAGCAAGGAGATCCCGCCCTTCGAGATGTACACCGAGGTGGTGCAGGATTCCGTGGTGCCTTTGTTGGAGAACGGCCGCTGCACCTTCGCCTCCACCTGCGCCCTCACCCTGTCGCTGGAAGCCCGGGCCAAGATCCTGGGCAACCTCGACTACTTCAAGCAGCGCGTGCTGCTGCGTCCCCAGGAGATCAGCAACCACCCCGAGATCGTGCGGCGCATCGGCATCGTGTCCATGAACACCGCCATCGAGGTGGATCTGGGCGGCAACGTGAACAGCACCCACGTCATGGGCAGCACCATGATGAACGGCATCGGCGGCTCGGGCGATTTCACCCGCAACGCCTACCTGTCCATCTTCTCCTGCCCCTCGACCGCCAAGGGCGGCATGATCTCCGCCATCGTGCCCATGGTGAGCCACATGGATCACAGCGAGCACTCCGTGCAGATCATCGTCACCGAGCAGGGCGTGGCCGACCTGCGGGGCAAGGATCCCCACGAGCGCGCCCACCTCATCATCGAGAACTGCGCCCACCCGGCCTATCGCGAACAGCTGCGCGACTACCTCAAGCTCACGAGCAAGGGCCACGCGCCGTTGTCGCTCTCCCTCAGCCTCGCCATGCACCGCGAATTCTTGGCCAGCGGAGACATGCGCAAGACCGACTGGGCGGCGTACCAGTAG
- a CDS encoding flavodoxin family protein: MRQPPVNVVGFSASPRAKGSTAWVVETILEGARDQGMPARYWSAADLDLQPCRACFACRTKDRRCVIQDDMAPVHASILEAQALVLGAPIFMGQMSAQAKIFLDRLHPFFAPRFSPTFQEEHAGKALVLAFVQGNPDPGLFQTYVDYTRHLFMTLEFDVRECVVVAGTRSGEAPDQADLRARLKGIGASLAT, encoded by the coding sequence ATGCGACAGCCCCCCGTAAACGTCGTTGGATTTTCCGCAAGCCCGCGTGCGAAGGGCAGCACGGCCTGGGTGGTTGAAACCATCCTGGAAGGAGCCCGGGATCAAGGCATGCCAGCACGCTACTGGAGCGCCGCTGACCTTGACCTTCAGCCTTGCCGGGCCTGCTTCGCCTGCAGGACGAAGGACCGTCGCTGCGTCATCCAGGACGATATGGCCCCGGTGCACGCCTCGATCCTGGAGGCCCAGGCCCTCGTGCTCGGCGCGCCCATCTTCATGGGCCAGATGAGCGCCCAGGCCAAGATCTTCCTCGACCGTCTCCACCCCTTCTTCGCGCCCCGCTTTTCCCCCACGTTTCAGGAGGAACATGCAGGAAAGGCCCTGGTCCTGGCTTTCGTCCAGGGGAACCCCGATCCAGGGTTGTTCCAAACCTATGTCGACTACACCCGGCACCTGTTCATGACGCTGGAATTCGATGTGCGGGAATGCGTGGTGGTCGCCGGCACGCGAAGCGGGGAGGCTCCGGACCAGGCCGACCTGCGTGCAAGGCTGAAGGGAATCGGCGCCTCCCTGGCGACCTGA
- a CDS encoding Lrp/AsnC family transcriptional regulator — MNGPQLDDLDQRLLAELTADARLTQVALAARLGLSRTAIQERMKRLEREGVIQGYTVRLRERRHPGVRAYLLVKDHAPDHERLAQALKAHPEVVGMDSVAGGTDVVLQVQVESVEALSRFRDLVGRLPQVDATETLLVMVSHFHR; from the coding sequence ATGAATGGCCCCCAGCTGGATGATCTCGATCAGCGCCTTCTCGCCGAGCTGACGGCGGACGCGCGGCTGACCCAGGTGGCCCTCGCGGCCCGGCTGGGCCTCTCGCGCACGGCCATTCAGGAGCGCATGAAACGCCTGGAGCGCGAGGGCGTCATCCAGGGCTACACAGTGCGCCTGCGGGAGCGCCGCCACCCCGGCGTGCGGGCCTACCTGCTGGTGAAGGATCACGCCCCCGATCACGAGCGCCTGGCCCAGGCGCTGAAGGCCCATCCCGAGGTGGTCGGCATGGACAGCGTGGCCGGGGGCACCGACGTGGTGCTGCAGGTGCAGGTGGAAAGCGTGGAGGCCCTGAGCCGCTTCCGCGACCTGGTGGGCCGCCTGCCCCAGGTGGATGCCACCGAGACCCTGCTGGTCATGGTGTCGCACTTCCACCGCTGA
- a CDS encoding S41 family peptidase translates to MRHALPRLCVSLLSVLLALPLAATRPALKEAARQQVLATLQRDIRANYILPEVGEKTLAAIQAREAQGAYAALPTLEAFAEALQKDLIAASKDVHFSVTVEPDFKPEPENHIATAEEIEASRKHYLGYGYGIFNVDRLPGRVGYLDLRGFGPSEFMRRGYEAAFTLLEGTHALILDLREHTGGDPESMTYFVSHFFAEGDTRQLVSLHYRAKNETRQYWTTATTTRYTRPVYVLISPKTLSGGEACAYELQAQRRAKLVGEVTNGGANPCDPFPMGYDLVAYIPTGQAIHPITHTSWEQVGVKPDVQAPAADALKVAHAAILRDLIAQATDPERRKELQESLDRVNRGEGRPKDYSRKF, encoded by the coding sequence ATGCGCCACGCCCTGCCCCGCCTCTGCGTGTCTCTGCTCAGCGTCCTCCTGGCCCTGCCCCTTGCGGCCACCCGTCCGGCCCTGAAGGAGGCGGCGCGTCAGCAGGTGCTGGCCACGTTGCAGCGGGACATCCGCGCCAACTACATCCTGCCGGAGGTGGGCGAGAAGACCCTCGCGGCCATCCAGGCCCGGGAGGCTCAGGGCGCCTACGCCGCCCTGCCCACGCTGGAGGCCTTCGCCGAGGCTCTGCAGAAGGATCTCATCGCGGCCAGCAAGGATGTGCACTTCAGCGTGACCGTGGAACCGGACTTCAAGCCGGAGCCTGAGAACCACATCGCCACCGCCGAAGAGATCGAGGCTTCGCGGAAACACTACCTGGGTTACGGCTACGGCATCTTCAACGTGGATCGGCTGCCGGGCCGCGTGGGCTACCTCGACCTCCGCGGCTTCGGCCCTTCGGAGTTCATGCGGCGCGGCTACGAGGCGGCCTTCACCCTGCTGGAAGGCACCCACGCGCTCATTCTCGACCTGCGGGAACACACCGGCGGCGATCCCGAGAGCATGACCTATTTCGTGAGCCACTTTTTCGCCGAGGGCGATACCCGCCAGCTGGTGAGCCTGCACTACCGGGCCAAGAACGAGACGCGCCAGTACTGGACCACCGCCACCACCACGCGCTACACGCGGCCGGTCTACGTGCTCATCTCGCCCAAGACGCTCTCGGGGGGCGAGGCCTGCGCCTACGAGCTGCAGGCCCAGCGCCGCGCCAAGCTGGTGGGCGAGGTGACCAACGGCGGCGCGAATCCCTGCGATCCCTTCCCCATGGGCTACGATCTGGTGGCCTACATCCCCACGGGCCAGGCCATCCACCCCATTACCCACACCAGCTGGGAGCAGGTGGGCGTGAAGCCCGACGTCCAGGCCCCGGCCGCGGATGCCTTAAAAGTGGCGCACGCAGCCATCCTGCGCGATCTCATCGCCCAGGCCACCGACCCCGAGCGGCGCAAAGAGCTGCAGGAAAGCCTCGACCGGGTGAACCGCGGCGAGGGCAGGCCGAAGGATTATTCGCGGAAGTTCTAG
- a CDS encoding P-loop ATPase, Sll1717 family, which yields MPIQPANGHLKGFFAYPSFPRDLGLTIKASIDELRKYTSNPEIESWEEMDIYGKFIAKNVREDISNSDFFIADITETNLNVTFEIGYALGLGKKILLTKNNSIRETHKIESLGLFDTIGYKTYQNSKELFQWIRSVKDLEPTVNASQIPKTDSPIYLIEPKYKTDQIIHTISRIKKTGLKFRSFDPQERARLSAYEAIEEVSKSFGVFLYFISESQDDYIFHNQRVAFLAGLSEGLGKELMVLQFDDIQIPIDLRDSVFSVRHPRDIEDKIHEFASKVTELLQQKKPYIFTKSANPLSKIHLGSSSAENELTELKNYYLETDEFKRTKRGEVRIVVGRKGSGKTAIFAQTKEHAKKSTKNLVLDLKPDGYKLLKFKESILDLLKTGTLEHTLMAFWEYLLLLEICHKIIETDRTSHLRNPDLFDSYNQILNLYNADNYDSDGDFSERLSHLLERIRSDYMAKFPGTSERELSNAEVTGLIYNHDVKNLRLQVEMYLKNKEEVWILFDNLDKGWPSHGVQPEDITIIKTLIEALRKLERQLQRHSIDTHSVIFLRNDVYELLISETSDRGKEAKAIIDWKDPELLKELIRRRLLNNDEFSTLHDQPFLHLWSQIFSPLYRGEETSNYLIERSLLRPRYLLDLINKCKGIAVNLNHPKITESDIEKGLYDYSSELVTHINLEIQDVHPSSENILYTLIESNAKTSIYNIEQSLLSYQIDLAKIPEIIDILLWHAVLGISSNPDEIKYIYNFNYDFILMKAFMKKKQGEISCIINPAFWPALAIKNNL from the coding sequence ATGCCCATCCAACCAGCTAACGGGCACTTAAAGGGTTTTTTTGCATACCCTTCCTTCCCTCGAGATTTGGGTCTAACGATCAAGGCATCCATTGATGAGTTAAGAAAATACACATCAAACCCTGAGATAGAATCCTGGGAAGAGATGGACATTTATGGCAAATTCATAGCAAAAAATGTCAGAGAAGATATTTCTAATTCAGATTTCTTCATTGCAGATATCACCGAAACCAACTTAAATGTTACATTTGAAATTGGATATGCACTTGGACTTGGGAAGAAAATCCTCTTAACCAAGAACAACTCCATCCGCGAAACTCATAAAATCGAATCACTTGGTCTTTTCGATACAATAGGATATAAAACATACCAAAACTCAAAAGAGCTCTTTCAATGGATTAGAAGTGTTAAAGATTTAGAACCAACTGTGAATGCAAGCCAGATTCCGAAGACTGATAGCCCAATTTATTTAATTGAACCAAAATATAAAACCGATCAAATCATTCATACCATTTCACGAATCAAAAAAACTGGTCTTAAATTTAGAAGCTTTGACCCTCAAGAGAGAGCTCGACTTTCAGCTTACGAAGCAATAGAAGAAGTTAGCAAATCTTTTGGTGTATTTTTGTATTTTATTTCAGAATCACAGGATGATTATATTTTTCACAATCAAAGGGTTGCCTTTCTGGCCGGTCTTTCAGAAGGGCTTGGCAAAGAATTGATGGTCCTTCAATTTGATGACATTCAGATTCCGATTGATCTCCGTGATTCCGTATTTTCCGTCCGGCACCCACGAGACATCGAAGATAAAATTCATGAATTTGCCTCAAAAGTAACCGAGTTGCTTCAACAAAAGAAACCGTATATTTTCACGAAATCAGCAAACCCACTTAGTAAAATACATTTAGGGTCCTCCTCGGCAGAGAATGAGTTGACTGAATTAAAAAATTATTACCTCGAGACTGACGAGTTTAAACGTACAAAACGAGGTGAAGTTCGCATCGTTGTGGGAAGAAAAGGTTCTGGGAAAACCGCGATTTTTGCTCAAACAAAAGAGCACGCAAAAAAATCAACCAAAAACCTAGTGCTAGATTTAAAACCAGATGGCTACAAATTGTTAAAATTTAAGGAATCAATCCTTGACCTTTTAAAAACCGGAACCCTTGAACACACATTGATGGCCTTTTGGGAATACTTACTTTTATTGGAAATATGCCATAAAATCATAGAAACTGACCGCACTAGTCATTTGAGAAATCCTGATTTATTTGATTCATATAATCAGATTTTAAATTTATACAATGCAGACAATTACGACTCCGATGGGGATTTCTCGGAGCGACTATCACATTTGCTTGAACGAATCCGAAGCGACTACATGGCAAAATTTCCCGGCACTTCAGAGCGCGAACTATCGAATGCTGAAGTAACTGGGTTAATCTACAATCATGATGTTAAAAACTTGCGACTACAAGTTGAGATGTATCTAAAAAACAAAGAAGAGGTTTGGATATTATTCGACAATCTCGATAAAGGCTGGCCTAGTCATGGCGTTCAACCCGAGGATATTACAATCATTAAAACCTTAATTGAAGCACTAAGAAAACTGGAACGGCAGCTTCAAAGACATTCTATTGATACTCACTCAGTAATCTTTTTAAGAAATGATGTTTATGAGCTTTTGATTTCAGAAACCTCTGATCGAGGGAAGGAAGCAAAGGCCATTATCGATTGGAAGGATCCAGAGTTATTAAAAGAATTAATTCGAAGGAGATTACTAAACAATGATGAATTTTCCACACTTCATGATCAACCCTTTCTGCATCTTTGGTCACAAATATTTTCGCCTTTATACCGTGGCGAAGAAACATCCAATTATTTAATTGAAAGATCGCTATTACGTCCACGATATTTATTAGACCTAATTAATAAATGCAAAGGGATAGCCGTCAACCTTAATCATCCTAAAATTACTGAATCAGACATTGAAAAGGGATTATACGACTACTCTAGTGAATTGGTTACACACATAAATCTTGAAATTCAGGACGTTCATCCATCTAGTGAAAATATCTTGTATACGCTTATAGAATCAAATGCAAAAACATCAATTTACAATATTGAGCAGTCATTACTTTCATATCAAATCGATTTAGCAAAAATTCCAGAAATAATTGATATTCTACTATGGCACGCTGTACTAGGGATTTCTTCAAATCCAGATGAAATTAAATATATATATAATTTCAATTATGATTTCATACTTATGAAGGCCTTTATGAAAAAAAAGCAGGGCGAAATATCTTGTATAATAAACCCCGCCTTCTGGCCAGCGCTCGCAATTAAAAACAATCTATAG
- a CDS encoding DinB family protein: MLQDSPSFLAYWRNARSRTVRVLDALRPEDLEWAPTPGALSFGDLFRHLAGLERFMYAENVQGRPSIYPGHGVALAAGLDGVRAYLDRCHAEALALFAQLSDADLLAPCVLRLTCPPPEGTPASSSQSRSLPAGASMATWKWLRAMAEHEAHHRGQLYLMASLRGRPVAPLFGLTEQELAAKSEPKHGQSHR, from the coding sequence GTGCTTCAAGACTCGCCATCCTTCCTCGCCTACTGGCGCAATGCCCGGTCCCGCACGGTGCGGGTGCTCGACGCGCTGAGGCCCGAGGACCTGGAATGGGCGCCGACTCCGGGAGCGCTTAGCTTCGGCGACCTGTTTCGCCACCTCGCGGGGCTGGAGCGCTTCATGTACGCGGAGAATGTGCAGGGCCGCCCCAGCATCTACCCGGGCCACGGCGTGGCGCTGGCCGCGGGCCTCGACGGCGTGCGCGCCTACCTGGACCGCTGCCACGCCGAAGCCCTGGCCCTCTTCGCCCAGCTGAGCGACGCCGACCTGCTGGCCCCCTGCGTCCTCCGCCTGACGTGCCCTCCCCCGGAGGGCACTCCTGCTTCTTCGTCGCAGAGTCGGAGCCTCCCGGCGGGCGCCTCCATGGCGACTTGGAAGTGGTTACGGGCCATGGCCGAACACGAAGCCCACCACCGCGGCCAGCTGTACCTCATGGCCAGCCTCCGCGGCCGCCCCGTCGCCCCCCTCTTCGGCCTCACCGAGCAGGAGCTGGCGGCGAAATCCGAACCCAAACACGGTCAGAGCCACAGATGA